A window of Microbacterium lushaniae genomic DNA:
TTCCTTCCCCGCGTGAGCGAGAGTTGGAGGAGCGAGATGATCACGGCCACGATGAAGAAGATCGTGGCGTTGGCCATCTGGTAGGAGTAGTCGCCGGTGTTGAAGCCGAAGATGATGCTCATCGCGATGCTGCGGGTCGCCGTTCCCGGCCCGCCGCCGGTCAGACCGACGATGACGTCGTAGGCGTTGAGGAAGTTCTTGAAGCTCAGGATGACGTTGATCACGACGTAGCCCGCGACGAGGGGGATCGTGATCCGCAGCATCTGCTGCCTCTTGCCGGCCCCGTCGATGTCGGCGGCCTCGTACACCTCGCCGGGAACCGACAGCAGCCCCGCGATGTAGATGAGGAGCGTGCCGGGGATGGCCTGCCACGCCGTCACGATCACGATCGCGACCCACGCCAGGTCGGGATTGGCCAGCAGGCTGGACTGCAGCCACGTGAGGCCGGTCGCCTCCCCGACCGCGGGCACCGAATTGGAGAAGAGGAAGTTGAAGACGTAGGCGATGATGATGCCCGAGATCACCATGGGGATCACGAAGATGGTGCGCAGGCCCGTCTTGAATCGGATGCGGGAGGTCAGGCCCACCGCGAGGAGGAACGCGATCACGTTCACCACGATCACGGTCGCGATCGAGAACCCGAAGGTGAACAGATAGCTCTGCAGGATGGCCGGGTCGCTGAACAGGGCGATGTAGTTCGTGAACCCGATGAAGTTCCACTCGCCCAGCCCGATCGAGTCGGTGAAGCTGAAGAAGATGCCCACCATGCCCGGCACCGTGATCGCGAGGGTGAACAGGATGAGGGTCGGCAGCAGGAAGAAGTAGTAGATCGGCTCGACGCGGCCCTTGGGGCGTTTGGCCGCCCGCGTGCCGCTCACGATCGTCTCGGTGGCGGTCATCGCGCGGCCTCCTCAGCCTGGGCGTCGGTCTCGCTCGAGGGGATGGGCGAGCGGAAGGCGAGGCGCGCCCAGTCCGCGTCCATCGTGCGGAGCGTGCCGGCCGGGTCGGCGCCCAGCGCGAGCGACTGCGCGTAGGCGAAGACGGGGATGGTCTTGGGCACGAGGACGGAGGGGCCCTGGTAGAAGCGCCCCTCGTCGTAATAGGTCGTCATGCCCTCGATGCGCGGATCGCTCGGGGTGGTGCGTTCTCGGTGGGCGCGAAGCCGAGCTGCGACTCGTTGTACGACTCGATGTTCTCCGGCTGGTAGAGGAACTCCATGAAGTCGCGCGCGGCCTCCTTGTGACGGGACTCCTCGGGGATCATGGCGGCGAGGTCGGTGTTCACGCGCACTTTGAGGTCGGCGGGGTCGTCGGTCATCGGCAGCGGGAAGGTGCCGAGCTCGAGGTCGGGGGCGGTCCTGGCGATCTCGGCGAGGGCCCACGGTCCCTGCAGGTACATGGCGGCCTCGCCCTTGCCGAACGCGGTGTTCCCGTCGTTGTAGGCGCGGCTGGGGGCGTCATCATTCGTGTAGGTGGCGAGCTCGGCCATCTGCTGGAGCGGTTCTGCGAAGCCCTCCTCGAACGACACGTCCGACCCGGAACCCACGTCTGCGCCCTGCTCGGCGAGCGCGTCGAAGAACTCCACGAGGTCCAGCGATCCGCCGATCGTGTAGTCGTACCATCCCTGTGCGACCGTCCAGTCGTCTTTGAACGTGGCGTAGAACGGCGTGACGCCGGCGGCGGCGAACGCCTCGCACGCGGCGATCAGCTCGTCCCACGTCTGCGGCACCTCGATGCCGTTGTCCTCGAAGATCTGCGTGTTGTAGATGACCGACGACGCCATCACGGAGTAGGGCAGCGCGCTCGTGCGGCCCTCGCACGTGCCGTACTGAGCCATGAGCACGTCGAGATCGTCACGGATCGTGGCCGCCGCATCCGTCTCCGACAGATCCGACAGCGCGCAGCGGTCCACGAACCGGGCGACTTCGTAGTTGTAGTTCGCGAGCATGAAGTCGGGCGGATTGCCGCGGACGAAGCTGGCCGAGACCACGTCGATTCCGGAGGTGTCCATCTCCACGCGCACGCGGTCCTGCGACGCGTTGTACTCGGAGACCAGCTCGCCCATGACGTCGAGCGCCTCACGTTTGCTGAAGGTGAAGCGGATCGTCTCGCGGCCGTCGGCGGAGCACCCCGCCAGCAGCGCCGCGGTGAGGGTGACCGCTGCGCCGAGAGCCAGCGCGCGCGTTCCCCTGCAGGATCTCGAAACCACAGTCGCCCCTTTCACCCGCGGCGCCCGTGCCGCGGAATCATCCAGCAGGGATCTCGTCTGCGACATCACCTGCCTCTCGCGCACCTTGGCAGGCAGGAGCTGAGTCGGTCAAGGGGCTCGACACACGCTCACCGGCGGGTGGCGGCCGACCGGCGGTCCGCTGGCAGGCGAAACCTCGTCCCCGCCCTCGGCGCCGGGCCCGGCCCCTTCCGTACAGCCGCGGCAGCGACACGCCCGCGCACGCTTGCTGCATGAGTAACGCCGTCGGCGGGTGTGGATCGTTATTGGGTGAGCTCGCGGTTCAGCCGATCCAGCAGTGCCTCCAGTGACACTTCGAATTCTTCGTCGCTGCGGTCCTCGCTGAGGAGTGTTCGGAGGCGTTTCACTTCGGGTGCAGCCGCCAAACTGACGTTCCCGTCGCCTTCCGGGATGGTGGCGTCGCCCTCGTCGAGGGGTTCTTCGACCGGGCCGGTTTCCGCGCCGCGGACGGCCGATTCCAGGAGCAGGTGGCCGAGCAGGAAGCTGCTGAAGGACCGGTAGGCATCCACGGCCTGCTGATCGGTGAAACCGTGCCCGATGAGAGTGCCGAGGAACGTGTCGACCACTTCGACGCTGCGTAGCGGGGGACGCAGCCAGGGGGCTGCCGGGTGCCGGGTGGCAACCAGCGGGAACGCGAGCGGATGATCAATCGCGATCTGGCGGACGTGGTGGGCGACGGTTTGCAGGAACCCCTGCCAGTGTTCAGCGAGCTCCTCGTCAAGATCCGAGGTCAGGTTCTCCATCAGGAGAGCCACCACCCCCTCCAGCAGATCCTCTCGCCCGTGTACGTGCCGGTAGAGCGACATCGCCTCTACACCGAGCTCCTGCCCCAAGGAGCGCATCGACAACCCTTGCGCGCCACGCCGGTCGATCTGCGCGAGCGCCGTCTCGATGATCAGGCCGCGGCTCAGGCGACGGGACTGCGCACCGGTCGGCTTCTTCGTCACCCGGACGGTCATAGCACATTCCCTCCCATCACGCGCAACCCCCCTCGCCAAGTCATTTCGGGCGCTGTACTGTCACGCTAGTCTGCTTACGGTGTAAGCCGGCTGGTAGCCGGTCCGCACGTTTCGACTTCTGCGGCTCCGACGCCCCAACCCAAGGGATCGAGACAATGGCAAACAATCGCACCGACCACCCCGACAGCGCCGCAGCCCGCCCTGTCATCGCAGACCGCAACGACGACGCCGCGAAGGAGTCGCTGATCGGCACCGAAAGGGGTGGCCGCACCGCGAACGTGTCATGGGGGTCCATCATCGCCGGGGTGGTGACCTTCCTGGCCGTCACCATCCTTCTCTCTCTCGTCACCGCCGGCATCGGCCTGGGTGGTTCAGGCATCGGGGCGACCATCTGGAGTGTCATCGCCCTGGTGATCGCTCTTGCCGCGGCCGGCTTCGTCGCTGGCGCGCTGGCCTTGCGCAGCGGGCTGCTGCACGGATTCTTGACCTGGGCGACCTCGCTGGTTGTTGCTCTCGCCCTGACTGTGTGGCTCAGCGCCAGCCTGCTCGGGGGCGTTGTCAGCTCCGCCACCCAGGCACTGTCCGGGACTGACGTCACCCAGGTCGTCGAGGACGTGCAGAGCAACGTCGACGAAGAAGAAGCTCAGGAGCAGACCGATGAGGCGCTGCAGGACGCGCAGCAGACGGCGGAGGATGCCGCCGAGACTGCTCAGGCCGCCTCGTGGTGGGGCTTCGCCGGGCTGCTGCTCGGCGCGGTGATCGCAGCCCTCGGCGGGATGCTCGGCGTGCGGAGCGTCGTCAAGCGTGACCCCGACACCACTGCCGCGCCGGTCACCACAACCCGGTGACACGGCTCCCGGTCGCGGGCCCGCGCCGGTCTCAACACGTACGAACAAACGAACGATAGGAACAGTCATGATCAGCACAGAAAACATCGGCGGTCTCGTGGGAGCAGCGGTGATCGACTCCGACGGGGAGAAGATCGGCACGCTCGAGCAGATCTACCTCGACACCGACACCGGGGCGCCCACCTGGGCGGCGGTGCGCACCGGTTTCTTCGGCACCTCGGAGTCCTTCGTGCCCATCGACGACGCCAACCAGGACGGCGAGAACCTCCGGGTGGGCTACGCGAAGGAGTTCGTCAAGAACGCACCGCGCATCGACGCGGACGGGGCGTTGGAGCACGCGCAGGAAGATGAACTGTACGTCTACTACGGCAACGGTTCCCGCAGCACCAGCGCCGCCGAAGGCACCGGTACCGCCCGGGACGCCAGTGACGGGGCGGTGGACACGAGCACCGGGTATGACACGTCCGGTCCGACCACCGACGATGCGATGACCCGCTCCGAGGAGCGCCTCCGCGTCGGTACCGAGAAGGTTCAGACCGGTCGCGCACGGCTGCGGAAGTACGTCGTCACGGAGGAGAAGACCGTCACTGTCCCGGTGAGGCATGAGGAGGTGCGACTGGAGCGCGAACCCATCACCGACGCGAACGTCGCGGATGCCATGGACGGGCCGGCCATCAGCGAGGAGGAGCACGAGGTCGTCCTCACTGAGGAGCGGCCCGTCGTCGCCAAGGAGACCGTTCCGGTCGAGCGTGTCCGCCTGGGGACGGAAACCGTGACGGAGGACGAGACGGTCACCGAGCAGGTCCGCAAGGAACAGATCGACTACGACGACGGCACGGACCGCGCCGACCGCGCCTGACCTGTCGATCGCGGTCGCGCGCGCAGAGACCGGACCGTCCGGGTACGCCTCGGGCGGTCCGGTCTCTGCCGCTTCCCTTTCCATCCCGGGTGACTTGCGCGGTGCCGGCCGACAAACGCGCGGATGGCCCCCCAATGGTGCGCCCGCCGTGGTGGCTCGATTCCCACTCAATGGAAAAGCGCGACGGCGAGGAGTGTGTCTGTTCGTAGCCTGGATCCGCTTCCCCGACACAGACGGAGGGTCGACGATGACCACGGATCCCACACCGGCCGCAACCGATACGACAACCGAGTCGCTCGCGCAGGCGATCGCCCGGGCAGGCAGTCCCACGCAACTGCTGCGGAACCAGAACTGGCCGGCGTTCACCTTTCCGGTGGCGCCAGAGTTCACCAACTGGCGCGACGAGCAGCGCGCCTGGAACACCACCGTGGCGCTGATGGACCAGTCCCACCACATGACGCAGTTGTTCCTCGACGGGGCGGACCTGATCCCCCTGCTCAGCTCCATCTCTCCCAACACGTTCGCGACGTTCCGTGCCGGGGTTGCCAAGCAGCTCATCTCGGTCAACGAGGACGGGTACCTCATCGGCGACGGCATCCTGTTCTACAACTCCGAAGGCCCAGAGGGCCGGGTGTTGATCGGGCACCACATCCTCATCGACTGGGTGCGCTTCAACGTCGAGAAGGCGCAAGCCCGAGGCGAGGATGTGCGCTACCGGTTGGAAGCGAACTCTCAGATGAGGCAGGGACCGCCCACGTTCTACCGCTACGAGCTGCAGGGCCCGCACGCCGACTCCGTCATGGAGAAGGTCTTCGGCGGACCGGTGCCCCACATCAAGTTCTTCCACATCGGCGACGTGACGATAGCCGGACGGCCGGTGAGAGCCCTCCGTCACGGCATGGCCGGTCAGCCGGGCTTCGAGTTCTACGGACCGTGGGAGGACGCCGACGCGGTGCGCGACGCACTCATGGAGGCGGGCGAGGAGTATGGCATCCGGCGTGTCGGGGCGAAGGCGTACTCGTCGTCGCCGCTGGAGTCTGGCTGGGTGCCGACGCCGTTCCCCGCCGTTTTCGACGACGACCTCGCCGAGTACCGTGAGTGGCTCCCCGCTGCCCGCATCGGCTCGGTCGGAGGCTCACTGCACTCGGCGGACATCCATGACTACTACATGACGCCTTTCGACATCGGGCTCGGCCGCTCGGTGCGCTTCGACCACGAATTCCACGGTCGCGAGGCCCTCGAGAACCACGCCGAGAACACCCGCCGACGCAAGGTCACGCTGATCTGGAACGCGGACGACGTCGCCGGGGTCGTCCGTTCGCAGCTCGAGCCGGGTACCCCTGCCAAGTTCCTCGACTTCCCGAAAGCGCGCTACGGGTTCTACCAGATGGACGAGATCCAGAGGAATGGCGAGCGGGTCGGCATCTCCACCGACGCCGGGTATGTGTCGTACGACCAGCTCTACATGTCGCTGGCGACCCTCGACGCCGACATACCGGACGGCGATGAAGTCGAGGTGCTGTGGGGCGAGAGCCCCATCTCGCGCAAGGAATCGGTCGACGCCGATCACCGACAGGTGCGCATCCGTGCCACGGTGGCCCCGGCGCCCTACCACGACTACGCCCGGACGGTGTATCGCCAGAACGCCTGACCTCCTCGTCCGCGGCACCACCCTCAGCGGGGGTTAGCATGGCGGCGTCGTTGAGGAGGAAGCGGTGGCCCGAGAATCGGCCGGTGAATCGGTGCTGCGCCGCCACATGCGCGTGCTCGAGAGCTTCGATGCGTGGCATCCCTTCTTGACCCTCAGCGAGATCGCGGAGGCCAGCGGTCTCGCCGTCTCGACGGCCCACCGCCTGATCGCCGCACTCGAGGGCGAGGGCCTGCTCGAGCGGCTGCCCGACCGCACCTACCGCCTCGGCGTGCGGCTGTGGGAGTTCGCCAGCCGCACCCCCGGCGCCGTCGGGCTCCGGGAGATCGCACGGCCCTGGCTCAGCGCCGTGCACGAGCGCGTGCGC
This region includes:
- a CDS encoding carbohydrate ABC transporter permease, whose protein sequence is MTATETIVSGTRAAKRPKGRVEPIYYFFLLPTLILFTLAITVPGMVGIFFSFTDSIGLGEWNFIGFTNYIALFSDPAILQSYLFTFGFSIATVIVVNVIAFLLAVGLTSRIRFKTGLRTIFVIPMVISGIIIAYVFNFLFSNSVPAVGEATGLTWLQSSLLANPDLAWVAIVIVTAWQAIPGTLLIYIAGLLSVPGEVYEAADIDGAGKRQQMLRITIPLVAGYVVINVILSFKNFLNAYDVIVGLTGGGPGTATRSIAMSIIFGFNTGDYSYQMANATIFFIVAVIISLLQLSLTRGRKVF
- a CDS encoding TetR/AcrR family transcriptional regulator C-terminal domain-containing protein, which gives rise to MTVRVTKKPTGAQSRRLSRGLIIETALAQIDRRGAQGLSMRSLGQELGVEAMSLYRHVHGREDLLEGVVALLMENLTSDLDEELAEHWQGFLQTVAHHVRQIAIDHPLAFPLVATRHPAAPWLRPPLRSVEVVDTFLGTLIGHGFTDQQAVDAYRSFSSFLLGHLLLESAVRGAETGPVEEPLDEGDATIPEGDGNVSLAAAPEVKRLRTLLSEDRSDEEFEVSLEALLDRLNRELTQ
- a CDS encoding DUF2382 domain-containing protein, producing MISTENIGGLVGAAVIDSDGEKIGTLEQIYLDTDTGAPTWAAVRTGFFGTSESFVPIDDANQDGENLRVGYAKEFVKNAPRIDADGALEHAQEDELYVYYGNGSRSTSAAEGTGTARDASDGAVDTSTGYDTSGPTTDDAMTRSEERLRVGTEKVQTGRARLRKYVVTEEKTVTVPVRHEEVRLEREPITDANVADAMDGPAISEEEHEVVLTEERPVVAKETVPVERVRLGTETVTEDETVTEQVRKEQIDYDDGTDRADRA
- a CDS encoding aminomethyltransferase family protein; translation: MTTDPTPAATDTTTESLAQAIARAGSPTQLLRNQNWPAFTFPVAPEFTNWRDEQRAWNTTVALMDQSHHMTQLFLDGADLIPLLSSISPNTFATFRAGVAKQLISVNEDGYLIGDGILFYNSEGPEGRVLIGHHILIDWVRFNVEKAQARGEDVRYRLEANSQMRQGPPTFYRYELQGPHADSVMEKVFGGPVPHIKFFHIGDVTIAGRPVRALRHGMAGQPGFEFYGPWEDADAVRDALMEAGEEYGIRRVGAKAYSSSPLESGWVPTPFPAVFDDDLAEYREWLPAARIGSVGGSLHSADIHDYYMTPFDIGLGRSVRFDHEFHGREALENHAENTRRRKVTLIWNADDVAGVVRSQLEPGTPAKFLDFPKARYGFYQMDEIQRNGERVGISTDAGYVSYDQLYMSLATLDADIPDGDEVEVLWGESPISRKESVDADHRQVRIRATVAPAPYHDYARTVYRQNA